A region of the Strix aluco isolate bStrAlu1 chromosome 9, bStrAlu1.hap1, whole genome shotgun sequence genome:
ggaacatgcacaacaggtgtatgatgcaaaaagaggaatgggtcctctttttgtattttatgacaattcattgaccattagaagagaagcattgacatctgccttctgaatagactgtccttgcatgcagatatatatagacagagagagggatgcttgCTTTCAATCCGCTTGTGAagggcacagggaggagacctccagccatctaataccagactgatagaaaaatgaattccccttaaaagtcaatcagtacacatttcAATGGatcaacagaaaactgaagagtgacaataacctggtgaagtaaaggctttatttgcacaggacacttatctGCTCcgacagaaatgttcaacaaagctggagccaacaccattgttgattcctactcccttctagcacaaaacttgttttactgccagtgatggtcagtaagtggctactgggcttttgcaagcactagacgttgcacatcGACCACGTAGTCTTctacgcccagctccgtgtctaacaacagatcagaacggctctgtgaggtccccacacaagccacagctaccaATGGTGGCCAAATCGCACTGTCCCTTTCCACCCCACTGAATCACTGgcgccacttgccctcccggttccccgcacgccggcgggacgggccccaggctgactcatgCCACGTGGgtacaagccacagagagcagagagtggctcccgcaggccgcggccgccaccagccgggcagtgcccgagggCCCatgcccgccgcccccacgcaccttctccggtctgggcATTGGTTATCTGCAGCTCAcagttggtcaccttcagcttCTGGCGGCCCATGATCTGACGCTtgaggttgcccagggagatgtggaggccgctgaaggtgaccgtgtcgtagtgcagcagggaagagaacTTATAATGCACGCACGGcatggctgatgttccactcactggcacggttcgagttctagaagaaatgaaggtgatgagaacttagaacaaagcacttgtacccaaccaaaagcagtgaaaacagattataaaacctaaacaccaaaacattatgttctgatatgttcattatgttctgacagtaaggactttgtgagtcccagctgggaatggccgAACAGGCCCCTGTGGGCCCAGGACTcaaagatggtgcaagtccatcacagagaacgggattttgccatctacatgccagtacaggcatccagaaggtaactgctgcctttatgacactattcagcaaaaatgtttattttgtttggtgcttccaagcttacgCAAAGCGAATAtggccagtgggttcctctctctccgagggccatctattcagaagatgaaaagccagggaAACAATCCCCCATCTCcacaaaaggaggctggtgctgtgtgaggagccagggctctgacacgtgtacattgaccctcctgctctgagggggagccgctgcccgcgGCTGGGCCACCCGCCACCCCgcgctgcgcctcagggacttcacctcgaggaactgctctggcttccacagttattaacctcagctactactgccgtgcttgtcagaaaccatgccgggacacaactactgaacaaaactgacccgagtcagcaggcgacatttggatggggctttggagcccaacaataattaattggtctcttccaagcccaccaaacccttaagcacacgcaccgttttactcaggtgataaccacgggagggagaggccacagtctctccaaatcacctcgtatctttgctgaaaaatctgcaggaccccttcagccctggccatctgacctcagtgagaccaccgctcaccttgccccaTGGACgcaccgctcacattcacctgggttttttttcaaaagcttcacactacttcctttactctttgtctcacctgactgttgaacctttgtctaacctcactgtttggctgctctgaaactcacaacctgcagctctgaagccggacaacaacaaggggaaggcctgaggccagcggccccgctcccagcacacACCGTCATCGCGGCGCAGGGGCCCGGGATGCgcagaggagccgggttcaaggtgACAACCTGCGCCCGACGGCTCCCTCTTGGCCAAACCCTTCACCCAGAACTACCGCTCTGCCCGCGCcgagcgccgggaaacaccttcagggcttccagctgtctGTGGTGCTCAATTCTGCGTACTTATTCTTACAGAACCGAAAGGCCGGGGGCCGTGAAATGAGCACGgccacccagttcacccagttcacgcgCAAGGGGTGACCCTGACTGCACTGCGGCCCCCATCTCCCCCCTGCCGCCTCCCCACCGGACCGCGTGGGAGGGACAGCGACCAGACCGGCCCCTGGACCCCATCCCCCTCCCCGGAGCCTGCccggaccggccctgggcccttcAAAGCCCCCCCTTGAGCCCCTGCTGgcccccagagcccacccagacaggccctgggccctccggagtcTTCCCGGAGTGATCCCAGGGCCCTCTGGAGCCCCCCTGAGCACCCTGCCTGGAGCCCCCCAGGCCCATCCCGGGGTCCCCCGGagctcccccccggccccactcacCGCAGCAGCCAGATCACTGGGTCCTGATGCTGCTCGCCGTCTCCTCGTCCTCCCTGgtagcctcctcctcctccttactgatcacttcctcctcctcctcactgatcgcctcctcctcctcactactcatctcctcctcctcctctatacACGccacctcctcactactcgcctcctccccCTCAAACGATTGCCGCTGCCCTGTCACTGCTGGTCGCATGCCGGGCGCTACTAGCACACAGCGGGGGCAGGGCTTCGCTCGGCTAATggcagcagtgctgccctggttgctaggaaaccgggcaggggtgGGCTTTgctcagccaatagcagcagtgctgctgcccaggttgctaggagccagatgggggcggggcttcgctcggccaatggcggcagtgctgcccggccttctttctgtctttgctgactgaagaatcgcagtgatggacaaggagcctgctgaggtcctgaccagaccgaccctgacaaagcctggcactgccacacagtgagagagctgtaaacgtcattcacgggaaaagctgtggggaaagtcacgaatcatctcccattctgcaagccaaattcttgactgttttctcactactgctgatttaactgta
Encoded here:
- the LOC141927328 gene encoding E3 ubiquitin-protein ligase RBBP6-like; its protein translation is MPCVHYKFSSLLHYDTVTFSGLHISLGNLKRQIMGRQKLKVTNCELQITNAQTGEDTELGVEDYVVDVQRLVLAKAQ